Proteins co-encoded in one uncultured Draconibacterium sp. genomic window:
- a CDS encoding aspartate kinase yields the protein MKVFKFGGASVKDAAAVKNVFEIINSEKGNLAVVISAMGKSTDLLETLIKTYFNSDDEKWTIFNNFKNYHIEIIGDLFGEKGMPQGVYELFTELEHKLNSRPSYDFNFEYDQIICFGELISTRIVSDYITATGHKNVWIDIRNCLKTDDTFRDARVDWEWTGQLIREEFSFSETSLYITQGFIGSTTTNLTTTLGREGSDFTAAIIGSSLKVESVSIWKDVPGVLSGDPKKMSDTVMINELSYKEAVEMTHSGAKVIHPKTMQPLHNEGIPLLVKSFVEPQNPGTVIHKINHKIELPPIFILKENQVLITLSALDFSIISISDIEHVVKFLMEKLITVTLMQQSAIDLNIVADASDENLEEIFSELSTDYNIRYNTDLTLVTIRHYTEEVLDWMVKEKDIYLEQHSRLTARMLIKE from the coding sequence ATGAAGGTATTTAAATTTGGAGGTGCATCGGTAAAAGATGCAGCCGCCGTGAAAAATGTTTTTGAGATTATTAATAGTGAAAAAGGCAACCTTGCCGTTGTTATTTCGGCTATGGGAAAAAGTACCGATCTGCTGGAAACATTGATAAAAACCTACTTCAACAGCGACGACGAAAAATGGACCATCTTCAATAACTTTAAAAATTACCACATCGAAATTATTGGCGATCTGTTTGGAGAAAAAGGAATGCCACAGGGTGTTTACGAACTGTTTACCGAATTGGAACACAAATTGAATTCGCGCCCTTCGTACGATTTTAATTTTGAGTACGACCAAATTATTTGTTTTGGCGAGCTTATTTCTACCCGAATTGTTAGCGACTACATTACTGCAACCGGTCATAAAAATGTATGGATAGACATTCGCAACTGCCTGAAAACCGACGACACGTTCCGCGATGCCCGTGTTGATTGGGAATGGACCGGGCAACTGATCCGCGAGGAATTCTCGTTCTCGGAAACAAGCTTATATATCACCCAGGGTTTTATCGGCTCTACAACCACCAACCTCACTACCACTCTGGGTCGCGAGGGATCGGATTTTACAGCTGCCATTATTGGTAGCTCGTTAAAGGTTGAGAGCGTGTCTATATGGAAAGACGTTCCCGGAGTTTTAAGTGGCGACCCTAAAAAAATGAGCGATACGGTGATGATCAACGAATTGTCGTACAAAGAAGCGGTGGAGATGACACATTCGGGAGCAAAAGTTATTCACCCAAAAACCATGCAGCCGCTACACAACGAAGGAATTCCGCTGCTGGTAAAATCGTTTGTTGAACCGCAAAATCCGGGCACTGTTATTCATAAGATCAATCATAAAATTGAGCTGCCTCCAATTTTTATTCTGAAAGAAAACCAGGTGCTGATCACCCTTTCAGCACTCGATTTCTCAATAATCTCGATCAGTGATATTGAGCATGTGGTAAAATTTCTGATGGAAAAATTGATTACGGTTACGCTAATGCAACAATCGGCCATCGACCTGAATATTGTTGCCGATGCATCAGACGAAAATCTGGAGGAAATTTTTAGTGAACTTTCAACAGATTACAATATCCGGTACAACACCGATCTTACGCTGGTAACCATCCGGCACTACACCGAAGAAGTACTCGACTGGATGG
- a CDS encoding imelysin family protein translates to MKKFNPFLFLTGLLALFIVACSDDDDVADVGERDEKITQMITDYTNKTVITTYGNMATNAIQLVDVIQGFNSELTDDEVVAAAEAWKDTREYWEKSEAFLFGPAAFNNLDPLLDSWPLDKDQLDQVLADVEDETISMNSDYVRNSLGASLRGFHAVEYLLFRNGGPRAAASFSAAELTYLEAVAQVLAEDCITLEAWWNGSDNLTSQKQSLLEAAEIEVGDAFGNELINAGLSGSRYVSQYAALEEIIQGAMDIADEVGNAKIADPVESGNVLDVESWYSWNSLTDFKNNIQSIENVYMGGLEIDRGSSLSDIVKEKSADLDAEVKANIAAAKTEISNIGEPFRNNLSNQVATDAATGACNDLFDSLKKVKDALTK, encoded by the coding sequence ATGAAAAAATTTAATCCATTTCTATTTCTCACCGGCTTGCTGGCGCTTTTTATTGTTGCCTGTTCCGATGACGATGATGTTGCCGATGTTGGTGAGCGCGATGAAAAAATTACACAAATGATTACCGATTATACCAATAAAACGGTAATTACGACTTACGGAAATATGGCCACCAATGCTATTCAGTTGGTTGATGTTATTCAGGGATTTAATTCTGAACTAACTGATGACGAAGTTGTAGCTGCGGCTGAGGCCTGGAAAGATACTCGTGAATATTGGGAAAAAAGCGAAGCCTTTTTGTTTGGACCAGCAGCCTTTAATAACCTCGATCCACTCCTCGACTCATGGCCACTCGATAAGGACCAACTCGATCAGGTTCTTGCTGATGTTGAAGACGAAACAATTTCAATGAATTCAGATTATGTTAGAAATAGTTTGGGAGCTTCACTTCGTGGATTTCATGCTGTTGAATACCTATTGTTCCGCAATGGAGGACCGCGTGCTGCAGCCAGCTTCTCGGCAGCTGAGTTAACGTATCTTGAAGCGGTGGCACAAGTGCTTGCCGAAGATTGTATTACGCTGGAAGCATGGTGGAATGGAAGTGACAACCTGACATCGCAAAAACAAAGTTTGCTGGAGGCTGCTGAGATTGAAGTTGGCGATGCTTTTGGTAACGAACTGATTAATGCCGGATTAAGTGGTAGTCGTTATGTTTCGCAGTATGCTGCTCTGGAAGAAATCATTCAGGGAGCGATGGATATTGCCGACGAAGTGGGTAATGCAAAAATTGCCGATCCGGTAGAATCAGGGAATGTATTAGATGTTGAATCGTGGTACAGCTGGAACTCGCTCACCGATTTCAAAAACAATATCCAAAGTATTGAAAATGTATACATGGGAGGTCTTGAAATCGACAGGGGCAGCAGTCTTTCTGACATCGTAAAAGAAAAATCAGCAGATCTCGACGCAGAAGTGAAAGCCAATATTGCAGCGGCCAAAACAGAAATAAGTAACATTGGTGAGCCTTTCCGTAACAATTTATCAAACCAAGTCGCTACTGATGCTGCTACTGGTGCATGCAATGATCTTTTCGATTCGCTGAAAAAAGTAAAAGACGCATTGACAAAATAA
- a CDS encoding prolyl oligopeptidase family serine peptidase, whose translation MRHFILSFFILFTFSAFSQVSQLNKSLLSIETIMQDPAKWIGTLPSDISWSEDGAKIYFKWNPEQDPLESLYAYDLLIREIEKVSLAEKSTLPGHRGDYNSDKSKKVYTRNGNLYLLDIKNGKEKQLTAWLERVSSPEFVLGDSKIAFTKDNNLFTIDLKTGLITQLTNFVSGNEKKEQPSSEQAKWLEDQQKELFVVLKEREAKNKVRENREEAEKEAEPLEIYIGSKLLSDISLSPTGDYIIYSLYERAANAQATSVTHHVTESGYTEEKNARAKVGSPQASVEMGIYDLKNNKLITIDKTQIPGLKDLPDYLSDYPERLPKEGAEVKDRELNLLGPLWNESEDMAVVVALSQDNKDRWILLLNPEKGDLELLDRQRDEAWIGGPGIGGWGMSTGNIGWMPDGESVWFHSEESGYSHLYAVNCKTKKKITLTKGEFEVSEASISNDKKSFYFIANKEYPGVTHFYKMPVWGGKLTQITSMEGGNEVTLSPDEKYLAIRHSEGNKPWELYLQENKAGAEAEQLTHSTTDAFNKYNWRMPEYITFNAEDGAEVHARLYRPESPEQNGPAVIFVHGAGYLQNAHKWWSDYFREYQFHNILVDNGYTVLDIDYRGSAGYGRDWRTGIYRWMGGLDLSDQVDGAKLLVDKYSVSPERIGIYGGSYGGFITLMAMFNEPETFAAGAALRSVTDWAHYNHGYTANILNTPVQDSIAYAKSSPINFAEGLEGNLLMCHGMVDDNVEFQDIVRLTQRLIELGKENWELAVYPVEAHGFVEPSSWTDEYKRIFKLFEENLK comes from the coding sequence ATGAGACATTTTATTCTGTCATTTTTTATTCTGTTTACTTTTTCAGCATTTAGTCAGGTTAGCCAACTCAATAAAAGTTTACTTTCCATTGAAACGATAATGCAGGATCCTGCCAAATGGATCGGGACTTTGCCAAGCGATATAAGTTGGAGTGAAGATGGGGCAAAAATCTATTTTAAATGGAATCCGGAGCAAGATCCGCTTGAGTCATTGTACGCGTATGATCTGTTGATCAGAGAAATAGAGAAAGTAAGTTTGGCAGAGAAAAGTACACTGCCTGGCCATCGCGGCGATTACAACAGCGACAAATCAAAAAAGGTTTATACCCGAAATGGGAATCTTTATTTGCTTGATATTAAAAATGGTAAAGAAAAGCAGCTAACAGCCTGGCTGGAGCGTGTTTCGTCGCCCGAATTTGTTTTAGGCGATTCGAAAATTGCGTTTACAAAGGACAATAATTTATTCACTATCGATCTGAAAACCGGACTGATTACGCAGCTGACCAACTTTGTTTCGGGGAACGAAAAAAAGGAGCAGCCTTCGTCGGAGCAAGCCAAATGGCTGGAAGATCAGCAAAAAGAATTGTTTGTGGTTTTGAAGGAACGTGAGGCTAAAAATAAAGTACGCGAAAACCGCGAGGAAGCGGAGAAAGAAGCCGAGCCATTAGAAATATATATCGGGAGTAAGTTGTTGAGCGATATTTCGTTAAGTCCGACCGGCGATTACATTATTTACAGTCTTTACGAAAGAGCTGCCAACGCACAAGCTACTTCGGTAACGCATCATGTTACGGAGTCGGGCTATACTGAAGAAAAGAATGCCCGTGCCAAAGTGGGAAGTCCGCAGGCGTCGGTAGAAATGGGAATTTATGATTTGAAAAACAACAAGCTGATTACGATTGATAAAACACAAATTCCCGGCTTGAAAGATTTGCCCGATTACCTGAGTGATTACCCGGAACGGTTGCCAAAAGAAGGCGCAGAAGTAAAAGACCGTGAATTAAATCTGTTGGGACCACTCTGGAATGAATCGGAAGATATGGCGGTAGTTGTGGCGCTGTCGCAAGACAATAAAGACCGCTGGATTTTGCTGCTCAATCCTGAAAAAGGCGATTTGGAATTACTCGACCGTCAGCGCGATGAGGCGTGGATTGGTGGCCCCGGAATTGGCGGTTGGGGAATGTCAACCGGAAACATAGGTTGGATGCCTGATGGGGAATCGGTTTGGTTTCATTCCGAGGAGTCGGGCTACTCACACTTGTACGCTGTTAACTGCAAAACAAAAAAGAAAATAACGCTTACCAAAGGCGAGTTTGAAGTTTCGGAAGCATCCATATCAAACGATAAAAAAAGTTTCTATTTCATAGCCAATAAAGAGTACCCTGGCGTGACACACTTTTACAAAATGCCGGTTTGGGGTGGTAAGCTAACGCAAATCACATCAATGGAAGGCGGAAACGAAGTAACACTTTCGCCTGATGAGAAATATTTGGCCATTCGCCACTCGGAGGGCAACAAACCCTGGGAATTGTATTTGCAGGAGAATAAAGCCGGTGCAGAAGCTGAGCAGTTGACGCACTCAACTACCGATGCTTTTAACAAATACAATTGGCGAATGCCCGAATACATAACTTTTAATGCTGAAGATGGTGCCGAAGTACACGCTCGTTTATATCGTCCTGAGTCGCCGGAGCAAAACGGACCGGCAGTGATTTTTGTGCACGGTGCCGGTTACCTGCAAAATGCGCACAAATGGTGGAGCGACTATTTCCGCGAATATCAGTTCCATAATATTTTGGTAGATAATGGTTATACAGTGCTGGATATCGATTATCGTGGAAGTGCCGGTTATGGCCGCGACTGGCGCACCGGAATTTATCGCTGGATGGGTGGTCTTGATCTGTCGGACCAGGTAGATGGAGCAAAATTGTTAGTGGATAAATACAGTGTTTCGCCCGAGCGGATTGGAATTTACGGTGGTTCATACGGCGGTTTTATCACGCTGATGGCGATGTTTAACGAACCGGAAACGTTTGCTGCCGGAGCAGCTTTGCGTTCGGTAACCGACTGGGCGCACTACAACCACGGTTACACAGCCAATATTCTGAATACACCGGTGCAGGACAGCATTGCATATGCAAAAAGTTCACCCATAAACTTTGCCGAAGGACTGGAAGGCAACTTATTGATGTGCCACGGAATGGTAGATGATAATGTAGAGTTTCAGGACATCGTGCGCTTAACTCAGCGCCTTATTGAGTTGGGCAAAGAAAACTGGGAACTGGCGGTTTATCCGGTAGAGGCTCACGGGTTTGTTGAACCCAGCAGTTGGACCGACGAATACAAACGCATTTTTAAACTGTTTGAAGAGAATTTGAAATAA
- a CDS encoding MFS transporter, whose amino-acid sequence MAETSVFKNKNLYFIFGVTLIAMMGVASITPAFPDIIRYFDISPQQVGWLIVAFTLPGIFLTPFTGILADRYGRKVVLVPSLFIFGFAGFACMFAPGFYTLLVLRFLQGAGASSLSSMNITLVGDLFEGKKRTAVMGYNASVLSIATASYPAVGGVIAILGWQYIFALPILAIPLGIWVMKGLKDPELKNKAKLRSYFGRVWLAINQRTVWGLFAFSFILFLIFYGTYLTYFPLMMEKRLGANSSRIGLMMSLMSITTAIMSSQLARLNRLLGQKRQLIIGSAFYMLASLLMLGANSYLMLGVAVIVFGFGHGITIPSIQNMLVGYAGINERAAFMSLNSMVLRGGQTFGPLLVGAFYALGGLEASFLSGAVMALLMMLIIFTTVHVSQKASE is encoded by the coding sequence ATGGCCGAAACATCTGTATTTAAAAATAAAAATCTCTATTTCATTTTTGGGGTAACACTTATTGCTATGATGGGTGTGGCAAGTATTACACCTGCTTTCCCCGATATTATCCGTTATTTCGATATTAGTCCGCAACAGGTGGGGTGGCTTATTGTCGCCTTTACGCTGCCCGGTATTTTTCTTACGCCTTTTACCGGAATTTTAGCCGATCGTTATGGGCGGAAAGTGGTGTTGGTCCCCTCGTTATTTATCTTCGGATTTGCAGGATTTGCCTGTATGTTTGCTCCTGGATTCTATACGTTGCTGGTGCTCCGGTTTCTACAGGGAGCTGGGGCGAGTTCTTTATCAAGTATGAATATTACGCTGGTTGGCGATCTTTTCGAGGGGAAGAAACGTACCGCTGTAATGGGCTACAATGCCAGTGTGCTGAGTATTGCCACTGCATCGTATCCGGCAGTTGGAGGGGTGATTGCTATTTTGGGCTGGCAGTATATTTTTGCTTTGCCCATTTTGGCCATTCCGCTGGGGATTTGGGTAATGAAGGGGCTGAAAGATCCGGAACTGAAGAACAAAGCAAAATTACGTTCGTATTTTGGGCGCGTTTGGCTTGCCATTAATCAACGTACGGTTTGGGGGCTTTTCGCTTTCAGTTTTATTCTGTTCCTTATTTTTTATGGTACCTACCTTACATACTTTCCGCTGATGATGGAAAAACGCCTCGGTGCCAATTCTTCGCGCATTGGGCTGATGATGTCGCTGATGTCGATAACAACAGCTATTATGAGCTCGCAACTGGCACGGCTTAATCGCCTGCTGGGGCAAAAACGACAGCTGATTATCGGTAGCGCATTTTATATGCTGGCTTCGTTGCTAATGCTTGGAGCCAATAGTTATTTAATGTTGGGTGTTGCCGTAATTGTATTTGGTTTTGGGCATGGCATTACCATCCCATCCATTCAAAATATGCTGGTTGGTTATGCGGGTATTAACGAGCGGGCAGCTTTTATGTCGTTAAATTCCATGGTGCTGCGCGGCGGACAAACCTTTGGCCCTTTGCTGGTAGGTGCATTTTATGCATTGGGCGGTCTGGAAGCTAGTTTCCTGTCGGGGGCAGTTATGGCTTTGTTAATGATGCTTATTATTTTTACTACAGTGCATGTTTCCCAAAAAGCGAGCGAATAA
- a CDS encoding di-heme oxidoredictase family protein — MVQSDKKIKNRLWVTGILAIFISFNACKTDDPHPSKIEGELAGGATTVFMQSSKAFSTPAPNLSGESLKKHLDGDLAFEAIFVSGDAPVNGGLGPIFNHNSCIGCHVADGRAVPPANINDMSGFFFRISVEGQDEHGGPAPVPGFGTQLQHQAIYGYQKEASLAVNYEYIDEILADGTIITLQKPVYAIEDPYMSLPSDVLISPRIAMPVFGLGLLEAIPESDILALADENDNDDDGISGKANYVWDPANKRIALGRFGWKAGAPSILVQSAGAYNGDMGITNPVRPIESSYGQTNGETELSDSTEIDMKVLEDVTFYSQTLAVPAARNFDDPTVIKGRKVFDEIGCINCHTASFTTGTLEGVPEVSNQVIYPYTDMLLHDMGDGLADNRPEFKANGKEWKTRPLWGIGLSSVTSGHTTFLHDGRARSITEAILWHDGEAKDAKDDFKALSTADREALLDFLNAL; from the coding sequence ATGGTTCAATCTGACAAGAAAATCAAAAATCGGTTGTGGGTAACCGGTATTTTAGCAATATTTATATCTTTTAATGCTTGTAAGACCGACGACCCACACCCTTCAAAAATTGAAGGTGAACTCGCCGGGGGGGCTACTACTGTATTTATGCAAAGTAGCAAAGCTTTTTCAACGCCGGCACCCAATTTATCAGGAGAAAGTCTTAAAAAACATTTGGATGGAGATTTGGCATTTGAGGCTATTTTTGTTTCCGGAGATGCTCCGGTAAACGGAGGGCTGGGGCCAATTTTTAATCATAACTCTTGCATAGGATGTCATGTTGCTGATGGGCGTGCTGTACCTCCGGCTAATATTAACGATATGAGTGGCTTCTTTTTTAGAATCAGTGTGGAAGGACAGGATGAGCATGGAGGCCCGGCTCCGGTTCCGGGCTTTGGTACCCAGTTGCAACACCAGGCAATTTACGGTTATCAGAAAGAAGCTTCGCTGGCCGTTAATTACGAATATATTGATGAAATACTTGCTGATGGTACCATTATCACTCTCCAAAAACCGGTGTATGCAATTGAAGATCCGTACATGTCGCTGCCATCTGATGTGTTGATTTCTCCGCGAATTGCAATGCCGGTATTTGGATTGGGATTGCTGGAAGCCATTCCTGAATCGGATATTTTGGCGCTTGCCGATGAAAATGATAACGATGACGACGGGATCTCGGGGAAAGCCAATTATGTGTGGGATCCGGCCAATAAAAGAATCGCATTGGGCCGTTTTGGATGGAAGGCAGGTGCTCCCAGTATTCTTGTACAAAGTGCTGGGGCTTATAACGGAGACATGGGTATTACAAACCCTGTTCGTCCGATTGAGAGTTCATATGGGCAAACTAATGGGGAAACTGAACTTTCCGATTCAACCGAGATTGATATGAAAGTTTTGGAAGATGTTACTTTTTATTCGCAAACACTGGCGGTGCCCGCAGCACGGAATTTTGATGACCCGACAGTGATTAAAGGACGTAAGGTTTTTGATGAAATTGGCTGTATTAATTGCCACACAGCATCTTTTACCACTGGAACGCTGGAAGGTGTACCTGAGGTGAGTAATCAGGTGATTTATCCGTACACCGATATGCTTTTGCATGATATGGGCGATGGACTGGCCGATAACCGGCCCGAGTTTAAAGCGAATGGTAAAGAGTGGAAAACGCGACCGCTTTGGGGAATTGGTTTAAGCAGTGTTACCAGCGGACATACAACTTTTTTGCACGATGGCCGGGCACGCAGTATAACCGAAGCCATTTTGTGGCACGATGGCGAAGCAAAAGATGCGAAAGACGATTTCAAAGCGCTAAGTACTGCCGATCGTGAGGCACTGCTCGATTTTTTAAATGCGCTGTAA